GTGAGAACATCTACGGGATTGGAAATAACCAGCAGAATAGAGCTCTCCTTTTTGTTCTCTTTTAGCCTTGAAAGCACTTCCCTAAATATAGCCAAGTTTCTATTTATCAAGGATAACCTGCTCTCATTTGGTTCCCTCCTAGCACCAGCCGTTATGACGAATATATCCGCTCCCTCAGCCTTTTCCCAACCCGCTGAGAAGATTTGAGGATAAGCCGACGATGTCCCCTGCAATAAATCCTCAGCCTCTCCAATTGCTAATTCCTCCCTCACATCCAATAACACAATCTCCTTTCCCACCCCCTTCATCTGGAGGGCAAAGGCCAACGAAGCCCCAACTCTTCCCGCTCCGATAATTGCTATCTTCATTTCTCGCCCTCAACGAGGGATTTGCTCGGTGAATATAGAAGCTTCATTTCCCCTTTTCCCGTAAGGAGCATCTCCACGATTTGAACATCCTCCTCAACCTCTTCCCGATTCATAAAACCAATCGCTATGGGGTCGTTTGGCTTGGTGTTAGCAAGGACATAGGAGAGCGCCTCATAGGGCATAACCCTACCTGCAGCGAGCGGTTTGATAATGATGACGGGCTTTGGAGTTCTCCTGATTATCTCCGCTTGCCAATTCGTCTCAATCGCGCATAAAAAGCCGATGACATTTAGAGGAAGAATATAGCATTCAACATCGTAGCCGCCTGCCTCAGCGGAGGGGAGGGTATCGGGGCGGTGGGTAGATAAACCGGGAACCATCCCTCCGTCCCTAATGAGGGCAAGCAAATCCTCAATTCCTTCAATCTTGTTCTCTCCGCTTATCAGATGGCTATCCGTGTAGGATGCGTGGATGAGGCAAATCTCCGCCTTCTGCTTAGCCAGCCATTTTATTTCCTCCGCTTGTTTCTCCTTTTCCTTATGTCCATAAGTGGTTGAGACCCATATTATCCTCTGTCCAGTTTCATCCTCAACCATTTTTCTGGCATCAGCGAGTTTCTGGTCGGCGGGACCAACGAATGCATTTATGCCCTTCTCCAAGCAAGCTTTCATAACCTCGGCGATTCTCTCAACCGTGAAATACCGTTTAAGGAAAGAGTCCTTCGCATAAGAGAAATGAGAGAAGCCCAGGAAAGAATTGGTGCCACAAATGAGTTTAGAGATTTTATATTGAGCTAATGAAACAAGTGGAATAGCCATTTAAATCACCTCTAAGAAAGTTTAAACGGTAAAGGATTGATAAGGCAATAGATATTTTCAAAAATTTGTTCTATAAGAGAAGGTTTGATAACGGAAAAGGACACGGAGTAGTCTTGTTTCAAGTTTTTTTATAAAATTTTAATAAATTTTTGGAAGGAGGATGGCGATGGTAGAAAAATTCATTCTTCCTAAAGGTCCTTTTGAGCCAAACTGGGAGTCCCTCAGGAATTATCAAGTCCCCCAATGGTATCTTGATGCAAAGTTCGGCATCTTCATCCATTGGGGTCTGTACTCCGTTCCCGCTTTCTACAGCGAGTGGTATCCCCACTTTATGTATGTCAAGGATTCGCCCGTGTACAATTATCATATCCAGCATTATGGTCCCCAGTCGAAGTTCGGTTATAAGGATTTCATCCCCTTATTCAAGGGAGAGAAGTGGGACCCTTACGCTTGGGTTGATTTGTTTAAGAAAGCGGGAGCTAAATACATTGTCCCCGTTATTCAATTCCACGATGGCTTCCCCATGTATGATTGCCCCTTCACTCGCTGGAATTCCGTCCGAATGGGTCCAAAGCGGGATGTTGCGCGTGAATTATCTAATGCCGCGAGAGAGAATGGACTCCGTTTCTGCCTTTCATATCATTTCGCTGAACATTGGTTCTGGTTCCACCCGGGAAAGCTCATTGAATCCGATGTCAACGACCCTCAGTATGCCGATTTCTACGGTCCCGCCCAACCAGAGGAAACCTCTCCCGATGAAGCTTTCCTTGAACACTGGCTTGAACGCCTCATCCATCTTGTTGATACATATAAACCCTCCCTCGTCTGGTTTGACTGGTGGCTACATGAAAAACCCGTCTTCGCTCCCTACCTGCAGTTCTTCGCCGCTTATTATTACAACAGAGGACATCAGTGGGGAGAGGGAGTTGTGATTACTTATAAATATGATGCTTTCCCTGAAGGAACAGCTGTTTTGGATGTGGAAAGAGGACAGTTGGGTGATATTAGTCCCTTCTTCTGGCAGACCGATACCTCAATAGATAGGAAATCCTGGTGCCATATACAGGACCCCGATTATAAGTCCCCTGAACATATCATTCGCCAACTCGCCGATATCGTCAGCAAGAACGGTTGCCTACTCCTCAATGTAGCCCCTCGTGCCGATGGGACAATTCCTGAAGAGCAGCAGGAAATACTTTTGAAGATAGGAAATTGGCTCTCCCGCTACGGCGAGGCTATCTATGGAACTCGCCCTTGGGTGAAGTATAAGGAGGGACCAATAGATTTCCCAGCTGGTTCCTTCGTAGATGGCACGGAAATTGAGTTCACATCAAAGGATATCCGCTTTACTCGAAAGGGCGATTATCTTTACGCCATTTTTATGAATAGCCCGAAAGGAAATCAACTTGTGATAGAATCGCTTGGAGCAGGTAATACCCATTCTGTTGAAGTCCAGGAAGTGGAATTGCTCCCTAACTATGAAAAGCTCAAGTGGAGAAAAGCGGAGGGAGGTCTATTCATTGAGCTGGTAAAAAAGCCCGAAGATAAAATTTTCGCCTTGAGAATGAAAATAAGGTAAGGAGGGATTAGATGATGAGAATTCTTAAAAAGATTTTGCTGATTTTGCTCTTCTCTTTTATCTTCATCAGCCCGGAGGTGAAGCTAATGGGAGAGAACGGAGGAGAATATCTCTTCGGTTATTTAATCCTTCCCGTTGAGGGAGGTGTTGACAGAAGCTACGGATATGGATTTTCTATGTATGTCCCAGCCTGGCCACTCCTTATGCATTACCCTGGACACGAGTTTCAATCAGGATTGCCCGGCACTTGGATGTTCGCCCAAGATTCTCCCGTATATTCCGATGTTGAGGGAGGACTCGGTTGGTGGAGGGATACAAGATTTCCAATGGAAACGCCCAAGTTCATAATGGGAGGAGTGGCACCGGATTTCTCGGAGATAGCTAACGGTCCCTCTCACGGAACAGAAAGATGGGATAAACCGGGGAGCGGTGTATATGGAGTTGCTCAGCTCAGCAATCGGCTTCTCTTCCCAATAGACGGTCTGCGAATAAAGGATGGAGCCAAAGGGGAACTGCTCGGCTATGGCTATCTCAACCTTCCCCTCATCGAACCAAAAGATAAAACAGACGGTAAAGATATCCCTACAGGAGGAAATTGCTGGACTCTTTTCCTTAATGCCAATAACTTCAAGGGACCAGTTGCCTTCTTCACTCCCTATTTCTGGTCTAATCATGCGCTAAATAAACCTGAGTGGGCGGGTTGCCTCCTTGACAGCAAGCCGGCTGACCCCAACAGGGCTGTTCAAATGGAGACCCAATGGATTCCCTGTAGGGTAGTGAAGGATAGCAAGGGCACACTATACGCGCGCATAGCGGAGGTTTTGTTACCAATAAATCACGAGGGAGTCACTGTCCTCCTTCATAGGGATACAGTTTATAACGAGAAAGCTATATGGGAATCCGTTAAAGCTTGGTTTTCCGGCGGACCACAAGCTACGGGCAAGATAAATCCTGAAGGAGCATATGTCCGAAAGATAAAAGAAGGAGGCTATAGCACTTGGGAAATTAGAATTCCCACAGGAAAGGGCAACGAGGAAATGAGAGCTCCCTTGGATTGGAATTCCTTCGCCACTCCTATAAGAATAGATGAATACACTTATGGATATAGATGGAATCCCAAATTCGTTAGAAAATATCGCGATTTCATAATACTCCCAGAATTTTATCGGTTGGAGAATGCCGATGAGCCGAAGAAGGCAAAGTGGGTTCCAGTCTTGCCAGAAGAAGTCCCACCAGAGACGCATCTAAAGGGGATAAGATTCACTCGCCCTGTTGAGCCGCCACCAGAGCCCTACACCACACCGGAGGACCCCCAGAGCTGTTGGAAGAAGCCCGGACCGGCGGCTGGTCCATTCAAGGCATATCTTGGGGATGGAAGCGTTGTGACATATTATTGGTATAGATTCGCTGACCAGCCAGCGCTCTTGAACGCGGGATTAACGAAAGAGGAGAGGGAAAGGATGCAGAAGAGAGTTGAGATGATTCATAGATACTGGAACAATAACAGAGATTATCTCCTTCCCCCAACGATAGGAAAGCTCGTGGACCTAGACCCAGCTCAAATAGTGACCCCGCCGAAGGGCTTAGAAGTTGGGTATGTCCCAATCCCCGTCCGCCAAGAATTAGCGAAAGAAAAAACCGAAAAGGAAGGATGATGATTGAGCAAATTTCCATGTAATTGAGCATTTTATAAGACCAAGATTCTCCTTATAAAGTTAATAGTCAAGCAATATGGGAAATCTCTAAGGAGTCTCAAATGTCATGAAATTACACATCATTTTGACTTTTCCCGCCTTTAGAGTCTATAATATCTATAACCCTTCTTAAAGCTCTTCTTGGAAAAGAGGCGAAGCTTGAATGCCGAAGATAGAAATTGACCAAGAGCGATGCAAAGGCTGTGGTCTTTGCGTTGAATTTTGCCCAAGAAAAGTCATCGTCTTCTCTACCAATTTCAACAGCAAGGGAGTCCATCCCGCTCAATTCATGGACGAAGGTAAATGTACCGGCTGCGCCTTCTGCGCTATAATGTGCCCAGACGCCGCCATTGAGGTCTGGAGGTGATATAATGAAAGTCCTCATTAAAGGAAACATCGCCGTCGCTGAGGGCGCCATCGCTGCTGGATGCAGGCTTTTCTTCGGCTATCCCATAACTCCCCAAAATGAAATCCCTGAGCATATGTCTAAAAGGATGCCTGAGGTTGGCGGCGTCTACCTTCAAGCAGAAAGCGAGGTCGCAGCTATAAATATGGTGATGGGCGCCGCCGCAGCGGGCGCAAGAGTGATAACCACTTCTTCCTCTCCCGGTATATCCCTTATGCAGGAGGGAATATCCTATATCGTTACCTGTGAACTCCCCTGCGTTATAGTCAATGTCGTGAGAGGAGGTCCGGGCTTGGGCAATGTCCTCGCCGCTCAATCGGATTACTTCCAAGCAGTTAAGGGAGGGGGACACGGCGATTATCATCTTATAACCCTTGCCCCTTGGTCCGGTCAGGAGATGTACGAGCTCACATACCTTGCCTTTGACATTGCGGATAGATATAGACATCCCGTTATGGTGCTTGCTGACGGCATCTTGGGGCAGATGATGGAGCCAGTTGAACTCGGCACCCTCCCGCCACCCAACATCCCTCCAAAACCCTGGGCAACAACGGGAGCGAAGGGGAGGAAGAAGAATATCATCAATTCCCTTGAGATAGTTGGGGAGAAGATGGAGGAGATAGTAAAGAGGATATTCGCTAAATATGAGGAAGCTAAGGAAAAGGAGACTAGATGGCAGGAAATTCAAACGGAGGATGCGGAGCTAATTCTCGTGGCTTATGGGACATCCGCCAGAGTTTGCAAAACGGTAGTGGATTTGGCAAGAGAAGAAGGCTTAAAGGTAGGACTTCTTCGCCCCATAACCCTCTTCCCCTTCCCATCTAAAAGGTTGAGGGAGTTGGCGGACAAGGTGAAAGCGATGCTCGTCGTTGAGATGAGTATGGGGCAGATGGTTGAGGATGTTAAGCTGTCAGTTGAATGCAAATGCCCCGTCCATTTCTACGGACGAACGGGTGGCGTTGTCCCTAAGCCAAAGGAAGTTCTTGCCGAGGTCAAGAAAATTCTGTATAATAGATAGAACATTAGGGATTGAATCCCTTAAAAAGGAGGTTTTTTAAATTGTTCGGTTTTGTATCATTGAGGGGGAGGATAGGAATCGGTGCTTCCACCTTCCTGTTCTTTCTCTTTGTGGCAGCGATTTTGGTTTTATCAGGATGTGGCGGTGGCGGGGGTGGAACGAGCTCTCAACCGCCATCTTCAGGAGAGGGCGTAATCGTATCCGTGCAGGATGCTTTCACTCGTTCTCCCCTCTCCGGAGCGAGCGTTCAAATCGGGAACCAGACCCTCGCAACAGATAGCAACGGGATAGCTTCGTTCCTTGATTTGAACCCTGGGGTCTATACTCTCACGGTATCAAAGAGCGGATATCAAGTCTTTTCCCTCAAAGTCCCTTGCAATGAAGGTATGAAATTCGTTGTTAGGCTTACTCCAAATCTAACATCCCCTGTGACCGACCAAACATTCCATCAGGCTTCTCTCAATGTTTTCGGTGCCGCAAAGGGTTTGCAGGAAGCATTCGCCTTGGTAAACTCCTCGCCCGATACAACAAAACAGGACCCATTCGTTTTCTTCATTTCCGCTAGCGAAGCCTTTTCCTCCGCTATCAATAACTTAAAGACATATAATCCAAGCAAAAACAAAGGAACTCGTTCAGTCTTAGATATTCTCTCCACTCTGGGTAGCTTGCTCAAGATAGAGCAGGGAAAAGAACAGGTTAAACAAACGAGCGATAAGCTTTACTCTGGGAAAGATGTGCCGGAGATAGACGCCTGGTTAGCTAAAAATCCATATGACGGGAAATATCATTCATTAAACGAGCTTAAACAAGATGATGAAATTGGCCCGATAATTCTCGAAACTGTTATTTATCCTCGTCTTAATTTGCAATATCAAACCCAGTCCCCGGATAGTGGCCTCAACACAGCAATTGAGGGAGCGAAAGAAATTTTTCTTTCTCAGTTCACGCAGGCTGGCGAGGTTTTCACCAATCTCATAGGGTGGGCTGTGGACAAGGTTTGGAGCGGGACTAAGGATGTAGTAATAAAGACGATAAATTATGGGCAATTAATCCTCAACAACACCAATCAAATCGCCTACTTTTGGGAAAAGGGTAAGCAGAAGCTCCTCATTGGTGAAGTGAAGAAAGATACACCTATGACGTTGCCACAAGGGACGATGGACCTTGTGGTTTCCAATGGTTCGGCACACAAGCCAACCATTCAGGATTCCATCCCGATAACGGGAGCGGGAACGCAAACGATAGAAATAACGGCCGAGCCGATAAGTGGAACTCCTCCAAGCGGTACGCAGACCTATGTTGGGAGCTATTCGGGAGATGTGATTGTTGACAACAATTTGGGGACTTGGAGACATTCTCTAAATGTAAACATTACCCTTACTATATCCAAAGATGCTGATGGATATATCACAGGGACGGAAACCTTTAATGGCACTTGGACTGTGACCCTTATCTCCCTTAAGCCCGGTATAACCTTAGACCCACCTACGAGCGGGACTTACGCCATTCAGAATGCCTCAGCGAAAATCTGGGGTTATAACGACGAGTTCGGCTCCGCTGAAACGGCTAGTGCTAAAATTGATGATTGGACTGCATATGCTATTTGGTTGACCGATGGGGTGCTAAATAGCAATTCTGCAAATGCTACACTGTGCTTTAACGGCGTTTTCCAATATAGCACTGGCATCATTACAGCTCCTGTGAGCTTGACCCTCCAAAAAGCAAAAAAGAGATAGAAACCATCTCTATAAATTCTATTGTTATACATTTAATCCTTGCACTCCCCTTTCATTTTGTGATAGAATACATAAAATTCTTGAACAAAGAAAGGGGAGAGCATTTTCTTGCGCATTCTCTACATTGATATTGACACGCTCCGTCCCGACCATCTTTCCTGTTATGGCTATAGAAGGGAGACCTCCCCAAATATAGATAGGATAGCAAAGCAGGGAATCATCTTCACTAACTGCTTTGCTTCCGATGCGCCCTGCCTTCCCTCCCGCGCCGCTATGTTCTCAGGCAGATTCGGAATCCATAACGGCGTTGTAGGGCATGGAGGGACCGCCGCAGACCCCTTCATCGTCGGCGCCAAAAGAGGCTTCAGCCATCAAAGGGAGTATTGGGGATTCGTCGAACTTTTGAAGAAAGCGGGCGGATTCTACACTGTCTCTGTTAGCCCCTTCGCCGAAAGGCATTCCGCTTGGTGGTTCTGCGCCGGCTTTCGGGAATTCTTCAATCCGGGAAAGGGAGGAATGGAAATCGCCACTGATGTATACCCCTACGCTGAGGAATGGCTGAGAAAGAACGCCGAGAAGGATAATTGGTTCGTCCATATAAACTTCTGGGACCCTCACACACCCTATAGAACCCCTAAAGAAGAAAGGGTTGACCTTGGTCCTATTCCTCCCCAAGCTAAATGGCTGACGCAGGAGATAATTGATCGGCATCTCCAAAGCTTCGGTCCCCATAGCGCAAGTGAACCCTTTGGAATAGGGGAAAAAGAAGTTGAGATATGGTGGAAGAGCTTTTGGGAAGATATCCCCACGCGAATAGATTCACCGGAGGCGTTCTATAAATGGATTGACGGTTACGACCAAGGGATAAGATTCGCCGATAAATATGTTGGGAAAATTTTGGAAATCTTGGAGGAAAAGGGCGTTCTTGAGGATACAGCGATTATCGTAACTTCGGACCACGCCGAAAACCTGGGAGAATTGAATGTTTATGGTGACCATCAGACCGCTGATTACATCACAAACAGGGTTCCCTTTATTCTGAAATGGCCGGGCTTGGAGCCTGGCATCAATAACTCTCTCTATTATCAAGTGGACCTTGCCGCAACGATTTTAGGTCTATTGAAAATTGAAATTCCTAAAAGATGGGATGGAATTGATTTCTCAGAGGAACTAAAGAGAAAAACATATAAGGGAAGAGATTATCTCGTCATAAGCAATTGCGCCTGGAGTTGTCAAAGGAGCGTTGTTTGGAACGATTGGCTGATGATAAGGACTTATCATGAGGGGTTGAAGGATTTTCCCAAGATAATGCTTTTCAACATAAAAGATGACCCTCACGAAGTGAGGAATCTCGCGGAGGAAAGACAAGATATTGTGGGCAAGTGCATGATATTGCTTGACGAGTGGCACGAGGAAATGATGAACAAATCCGATAACAGAGTAGACCCTATGCAGACCGTTTTAAAGGAAGGCGGACCATATCACACAAGAGAAGATGCGGAAGCATATGCCAATAGGTTGAAGGAGACTGGAAGGGAAAAGAATGCGGAGAAAATCCTCAACTGGTTAAAAGAAGGGAGGTATTGGAGATGAGAAAGGTCATCTTTCTAGGCTACGACGGCTTGATGTACGAGATGATAGATAAGTTCGTTCAAGAGGGGATAATGCCAAATTTCGCCAAGGTTCTGAAGAGGGGCGTGTTCTCTCGCCATCTTCCCTCGCCTCCCACCGATACCCCTACCAATTGGACATCATTGGCAACAGGGGCATATACGGGAACACACGGCATCAATACATTCGGCGTTCATCTCCCTGGCGAGCCATTTGAAAATGTTCATAAATTTGGAGCCAATATCTTCCCAAGGTATGCTGACCACTGGAAAAAAGAGGATGCATTAAATAGGTTCTCAAGGGCGGAATATATCTGGCAATCGGCGGAACGAGCGGGCAAGAAATGCATTTTAATCAACTATCCCGGTGGCTGGCCACCAAACATCAAAAAGGGAATAACTATTGATGGAACGGGACCATATTCCTCAATCCTTTCAAGGTTGAGCTATCCAAATCTCTTTAGCTCTGCGGGCGATGCATCCGAGCAAAGCATAAAATTGCAAATCGTTCCTGCCTTCGGCTGGACTAACCCGCCTAAATCCAAGTCCCAACCCCTTGAAAGCGCCCTTCTAATCTCAGGGGAAGGAGAGCTCGTCCTCCAAAATGAGGAATGGGTTTGGAAGAGCGAGAGCGCTCCCCGCAATTCCATCGTTTACAATTTACTTTTAATAAACTCCAAAGGAGATGGATACGATAAGCTGATTATCTGCAAAGGGAAAAACGGAAAGGAAAAGCTTGCAGCTTTGGATGTGGGAGGGGAAACGAAATGGCTTTGGGAGGAATTTTCCACTCCCTTCGGCGTTTTCAGAGGAAAATTCAAGCTGCGCCTGCTTGAGTTCTCTCCCGATGGAAAGAATCTCAAAATCTATCGCACAACTATTTTCAATACCGATGGATGGGCTTACCCGAAACGCATAGCTGATGAATTGATTGATGACCTCTTAAGGCGGGGGAAGGATTTGCTCTCCGATGGAACGAAAGAAGATATCCCTAAACCTATGCCTCTCTGCCAGGTCTATGAATCAATTGATGACCAAGCAACCAGCCTCGCCATAACAGCCAAATATCTTGCGAATAAATACGATTGGGACCTCCTCTTTATTCAGCTCCACGCTCCCGATGGCTTGAATCATCAAAAGTTAAGCGAACTCTGCCCTCAGTGGAAGGATTATGACCCTGAGGAATCCAGGAAGGCTTGGGAGGAATTTCGCCATCAATATGGGATTTTTGATAGGCTTCTTGGAGAGCTTCTCAACAATTGTGCCGATGAGGAGACCCTCTTAATCATAGTTTCAGACCACGCTGCCATCCCCACATTCAAAAGGGTCTGGCTCGGGAAGTTCTTTGAGGAAGCAGGTTTGGTCGTTTACAAACCCGCTGAGGAAGGCGGAATGCTTCCCGAGGAAAAATGGGACCCCCAAGCTCCCAGCTACAAAATAGATGTAGAGAGAAGCAAGGTTTTCGTAGGAGGGAATCCCTTTGCTCAAAATATATGGGTTAACTTGAAGGGAAGAGAGGTGAATGGAATAGTTGAGCCCGGAGAGGAATATGAGGAAGTTGTGAAGAAGTCAATAGAGATTCTCTACTCAATAGTTGACCCTGAAACAGGCGAGCATCCCATCGCCTTAGCGCTTCCCAAA
The sequence above is a segment of the bacterium genome. Coding sequences within it:
- a CDS encoding 4Fe-4S binding protein, with amino-acid sequence MPKIEIDQERCKGCGLCVEFCPRKVIVFSTNFNSKGVHPAQFMDEGKCTGCAFCAIMCPDAAIEVWR
- a CDS encoding carboxypeptidase regulatory-like domain-containing protein, producing the protein MFGFVSLRGRIGIGASTFLFFLFVAAILVLSGCGGGGGGTSSQPPSSGEGVIVSVQDAFTRSPLSGASVQIGNQTLATDSNGIASFLDLNPGVYTLTVSKSGYQVFSLKVPCNEGMKFVVRLTPNLTSPVTDQTFHQASLNVFGAAKGLQEAFALVNSSPDTTKQDPFVFFISASEAFSSAINNLKTYNPSKNKGTRSVLDILSTLGSLLKIEQGKEQVKQTSDKLYSGKDVPEIDAWLAKNPYDGKYHSLNELKQDDEIGPIILETVIYPRLNLQYQTQSPDSGLNTAIEGAKEIFLSQFTQAGEVFTNLIGWAVDKVWSGTKDVVIKTINYGQLILNNTNQIAYFWEKGKQKLLIGEVKKDTPMTLPQGTMDLVVSNGSAHKPTIQDSIPITGAGTQTIEITAEPISGTPPSGTQTYVGSYSGDVIVDNNLGTWRHSLNVNITLTISKDADGYITGTETFNGTWTVTLISLKPGITLDPPTSGTYAIQNASAKIWGYNDEFGSAETASAKIDDWTAYAIWLTDGVLNSNSANATLCFNGVFQYSTGIITAPVSLTLQKAKKR
- a CDS encoding alpha-L-fucosidase; this encodes MVEKFILPKGPFEPNWESLRNYQVPQWYLDAKFGIFIHWGLYSVPAFYSEWYPHFMYVKDSPVYNYHIQHYGPQSKFGYKDFIPLFKGEKWDPYAWVDLFKKAGAKYIVPVIQFHDGFPMYDCPFTRWNSVRMGPKRDVARELSNAARENGLRFCLSYHFAEHWFWFHPGKLIESDVNDPQYADFYGPAQPEETSPDEAFLEHWLERLIHLVDTYKPSLVWFDWWLHEKPVFAPYLQFFAAYYYNRGHQWGEGVVITYKYDAFPEGTAVLDVERGQLGDISPFFWQTDTSIDRKSWCHIQDPDYKSPEHIIRQLADIVSKNGCLLLNVAPRADGTIPEEQQEILLKIGNWLSRYGEAIYGTRPWVKYKEGPIDFPAGSFVDGTEIEFTSKDIRFTRKGDYLYAIFMNSPKGNQLVIESLGAGNTHSVEVQEVELLPNYEKLKWRKAEGGLFIELVKKPEDKIFALRMKIR
- a CDS encoding alkaline phosphatase family protein, with the translated sequence MRKVIFLGYDGLMYEMIDKFVQEGIMPNFAKVLKRGVFSRHLPSPPTDTPTNWTSLATGAYTGTHGINTFGVHLPGEPFENVHKFGANIFPRYADHWKKEDALNRFSRAEYIWQSAERAGKKCILINYPGGWPPNIKKGITIDGTGPYSSILSRLSYPNLFSSAGDASEQSIKLQIVPAFGWTNPPKSKSQPLESALLISGEGELVLQNEEWVWKSESAPRNSIVYNLLLINSKGDGYDKLIICKGKNGKEKLAALDVGGETKWLWEEFSTPFGVFRGKFKLRLLEFSPDGKNLKIYRTTIFNTDGWAYPKRIADELIDDLLRRGKDLLSDGTKEDIPKPMPLCQVYESIDDQATSLAITAKYLANKYDWDLLFIQLHAPDGLNHQKLSELCPQWKDYDPEESRKAWEEFRHQYGIFDRLLGELLNNCADEETLLIIVSDHAAIPTFKRVWLGKFFEEAGLVVYKPAEEGGMLPEEKWDPQAPSYKIDVERSKVFVGGNPFAQNIWVNLKGREVNGIVEPGEEYEEVVKKSIEILYSIVDPETGEHPIALALPKASADLLGQWGDSVGDVIFYFKPPYTEVVGAHSFTAISERIYKSNGFFDVKRGGGMQGIHHPFLPSEKFLGFSVSGIFIASGPQIKKNYRRTAPLHSPDIVPIICQWLGIPHPAQCEGRVPLDIFE
- a CDS encoding 3-methyl-2-oxobutanoate dehydrogenase subunit VorB gives rise to the protein MMKVLIKGNIAVAEGAIAAGCRLFFGYPITPQNEIPEHMSKRMPEVGGVYLQAESEVAAINMVMGAAAAGARVITTSSSPGISLMQEGISYIVTCELPCVIVNVVRGGPGLGNVLAAQSDYFQAVKGGGHGDYHLITLAPWSGQEMYELTYLAFDIADRYRHPVMVLADGILGQMMEPVELGTLPPPNIPPKPWATTGAKGRKKNIINSLEIVGEKMEEIVKRIFAKYEEAKEKETRWQEIQTEDAELILVAYGTSARVCKTVVDLAREEGLKVGLLRPITLFPFPSKRLRELADKVKAMLVVEMSMGQMVEDVKLSVECKCPVHFYGRTGGVVPKPKEVLAEVKKILYNR
- a CDS encoding sulfatase, coding for MRILYIDIDTLRPDHLSCYGYRRETSPNIDRIAKQGIIFTNCFASDAPCLPSRAAMFSGRFGIHNGVVGHGGTAADPFIVGAKRGFSHQREYWGFVELLKKAGGFYTVSVSPFAERHSAWWFCAGFREFFNPGKGGMEIATDVYPYAEEWLRKNAEKDNWFVHINFWDPHTPYRTPKEERVDLGPIPPQAKWLTQEIIDRHLQSFGPHSASEPFGIGEKEVEIWWKSFWEDIPTRIDSPEAFYKWIDGYDQGIRFADKYVGKILEILEEKGVLEDTAIIVTSDHAENLGELNVYGDHQTADYITNRVPFILKWPGLEPGINNSLYYQVDLAATILGLLKIEIPKRWDGIDFSEELKRKTYKGRDYLVISNCAWSCQRSVVWNDWLMIRTYHEGLKDFPKIMLFNIKDDPHEVRNLAEERQDIVGKCMILLDEWHEEMMNKSDNRVDPMQTVLKEGGPYHTREDAEAYANRLKETGREKNAEKILNWLKEGRYWR